From a region of the Arachis ipaensis cultivar K30076 chromosome B09, Araip1.1, whole genome shotgun sequence genome:
- the LOC107616891 gene encoding feruloyl CoA ortho-hydroxylase 1 has product MAPTRSMMMDSPSDLNEFVMIQGNGVKGLYEMGLKTLPKQYIQPLEERMSMMTNKVVPQESIPIIDMSNNNNNCDVEDAICYAAEKWGFFQVINHGVPTQVLENVKDATYRFYELAAEEKVKYTKENSPTKHVRYGSSFSPEAEKALEWKDYLSLFYVSEDEAIATWPYACRNEALEYMKKSEALIKRLLNILMKRLNVKEIDEIKEAVLMGSKRINLNYYPVCPNHDLTVAIGRHSDVSTLTILLQDQTGGLFVRTEDRCGWIHVPPIPGALVINIGDALQIMSNGRYKSIEHRVTANGSKTRVSVPIFVNPRPSDVIGPFLEVLASDGEKAKYKNVLYSDYVKHFFRKAHDGKMTIEYAKIT; this is encoded by the exons ATGGCACCAACAAGGTCTATGATGATGGATAGCCCCTCAGATCTAAATGAATTTGTTATGATCCAAGGAAATGGAGTAAAGGGTCTCTATGAAATGGGCCTAAAAACCCTTCCAAAACAATACATCCAACCATTAGAGGAGAGAATGAGCATGATGACCAATAAAGTTGTGCCTCAAGAATCAATTCCCATAATTGACAtgtccaataataataataattgtgatGTGGAAGATGCAATTTGTTATGCAGCTGAAAAATGGGGATTCTTTCAAGTAATCAACCATGGTGTCCCCACACAAGTTCTTGAGAATGTGAAGGATGCAACTTATAGATTCTATGAGTTGGCAGCAGAGGAAAAAGTGAAGTACACAAAAGAGAATTCACCAACTAAGCATGTGAGGTATGGATCAAGCTTTAGCCCTGAAGCTGAGAAGGCTTTGGAGTGGAAAGATTATCTTAGTCTCTTCTATGTTTCTGAGGATGAGGCTATAGCTACATGGCCTTATGCATGCAG GAATGAAGCACTAGAATACATGAAGAAATCCGAAGCTTTAATCAAACGGCTTCTAAATATTTTGATGAAAAGACTAAACGTGAAGGAAATTGATGAAATAAAAGAAGCAGTCTTAATGGGTTCAAAGAGGATCAACCTCAATTACTATCCAGTTTGCCCTAACCATGACCTAACTGTCGCAATAGGGCGCCATTCAGACGTCTCAACTCTAACCATTCTCCTTCAGGACCAAACCGGCGGTCTATTCGTTCGGACCGAGGATCGGTGTGGATGGATCCATGTGCCGCCAATCCCCGGAGCCCTAGTGATCAACATTGGTGATGCACTACAAATAATGAGCAATGGTAGATACAAGAGCATTGAGCATAGAGTTACAGCCAATGGGAGCAAGACTAGGGTTTCTGTGccaatttttgtaaaccctagacCTTCAGATGTTATTGGTCCTTTTCTTGAAGTTCTTGCTAGTGATGGGGAGAAGGCAAAGTACAAAAATGTTTTGTATTCAGATTATGTGAAACATTTCTTTAGGAAAGCTCATGATGGAAAGATGACAATTGAATATGCTAAAATAACTTGA